A single genomic interval of uncultured Desulfobulbus sp. harbors:
- a CDS encoding glycosyltransferase, with amino-acid sequence MKLITVVVPVFRVRDYLKECVDSILRQSYNNFELIIVDDHDDQDSINVISEYIKTDNRISCIRHKENKGLGPARNTGIQAAKGEYIVFIDSDDFVHKEYLRFLHEAFEKDVDIVQCGIQNVSDNGDLEGNPFCRAQGLVTGQCENSLFGGPLRVSGSAWNKMYRTELFQKNKIQYPAIIFEDVPTTYALLRSSRKVKCISDALYYYRIRPGSITQANTPEKICRFIQGLTDAQNNIEGQLLGLPSEDVFLQNYTVYLRNQYYKALRLCRSVEDENDAAAVWERIYNAIYQDKCSRINQLWKSPFSIKWSKQNKNPTSKREQILIFAGELNSDKFKNIIKVIADDLFEKFDVMICTTSEYRHFYQSDDFPVIHQIKGDPTSSTKKYVNDKMEIETIHPQFLTDIKNKLDIFTENESKKVHLLTKNRTYFNQILDRMKPDRVLIWSQFTPYSLLFYSCAYAHGVRSFSYIEYGVLPGTLDYDLRGQLTECSYLTDSNHISASKNIGSFRTDVEKLLRHIRRDALTRKVRRDPPSAAEFANLIKKIRSEKRLKILFLPENELGSPTSTLYGEKYYKDKVFPYEAPSQIIEFLNDLGTKRGFSFFIKPHPYSKKFNKSKGLPNVTLVNKKIHILDVIPHFDVILTTISQSAYESLIREIPVVVTGDFPLARSGAVVWAKTAETLGDAITEAHKRGFDSSIRESFILHIASMLQKSYALPTSEEYFSGVETIDSLAQFESTRLNGIDNIPKISPVDTLDREGPLPNKVKTLKEANELFRAGEYSAAKAAYETILVERNELKDIVQSNLKLIDIRLRNNNENKISVTSNTSKTINSSINNKDKHANSNSSFDNLLAKSKLNISPDDILKSVDLIKKRHLGKSPASDLSHPNNLRNLKTFIYKYVMYDFFKDNLLTFKNKHRGKRCFVVGNGPSLNQIDMKKLKNEITLGSNRVFLGFKEWGYSFKYWMCQDLTLIDQVVEEIRNLPSQMNKFIISDRFMTFETVENMYPFYIQHFPNIKEFPKFSNDIQCFYEGWTVTYALIQMAVYLGCTEIYLVGVDHSYNLTKDNYTKDGKHWNDPSGRNHFTKNYTNAAKGQKWALPEPERMEKAYSCAKEYCDKNGIKILNASPGTCLSVFPKISFDSIF; translated from the coding sequence ATGAAATTGATTACGGTTGTAGTACCAGTATTTAGAGTGCGTGATTACCTTAAAGAATGTGTTGATAGCATCCTAAGACAAAGTTACAATAATTTTGAACTAATTATCGTTGACGATCATGATGACCAAGATTCTATAAATGTCATTTCTGAATATATTAAAACTGATAATCGAATTTCATGTATCCGTCATAAAGAAAATAAAGGGCTTGGACCTGCACGAAATACAGGAATACAAGCAGCGAAAGGGGAATATATCGTATTTATCGATAGCGATGACTTTGTTCATAAAGAGTACCTGCGATTTCTTCACGAAGCATTTGAAAAGGATGTGGACATTGTCCAATGCGGAATACAAAATGTTTCCGATAATGGCGATTTGGAAGGAAACCCGTTTTGTCGTGCACAGGGACTTGTTACAGGCCAGTGTGAAAATTCACTGTTTGGAGGCCCCCTGCGAGTTAGCGGATCAGCCTGGAATAAAATGTATCGCACAGAATTGTTTCAAAAGAATAAAATTCAATACCCCGCAATAATTTTCGAGGATGTTCCAACAACTTATGCGTTACTTCGTTCAAGCCGGAAGGTTAAGTGCATATCAGATGCACTGTATTACTACCGCATTCGCCCAGGCTCAATAACCCAGGCAAATACTCCTGAGAAAATATGCAGATTTATTCAAGGATTAACGGATGCACAGAATAATATCGAGGGACAGCTTTTAGGATTACCCAGCGAGGATGTTTTTTTACAAAACTACACAGTCTATTTGAGAAATCAATATTATAAAGCATTAAGACTATGCAGATCCGTGGAAGATGAAAATGATGCAGCTGCAGTATGGGAACGAATATACAATGCTATATACCAAGATAAATGCAGCAGAATAAATCAATTGTGGAAATCACCATTTTCAATCAAATGGAGCAAGCAAAATAAAAATCCGACAAGCAAAAGAGAACAAATTTTAATTTTTGCAGGAGAATTAAATTCTGATAAATTTAAAAACATCATAAAAGTAATAGCTGATGATCTATTTGAAAAGTTTGATGTAATGATATGCACAACATCTGAGTATAGACACTTTTATCAAAGCGATGATTTTCCTGTTATCCATCAGATAAAAGGTGATCCAACTAGTTCTACTAAAAAATATGTTAACGATAAGATGGAGATAGAAACAATCCACCCTCAATTTCTTACAGATATCAAAAACAAACTGGACATTTTTACAGAAAACGAATCAAAGAAAGTACATTTACTCACAAAAAATAGAACCTATTTTAACCAAATACTCGACCGGATGAAGCCTGACAGGGTTTTGATATGGTCGCAGTTTACTCCATATTCTCTTTTGTTTTATTCCTGCGCTTACGCCCATGGCGTCAGGTCATTTAGTTACATTGAATACGGTGTCCTCCCCGGGACGCTTGATTACGACCTCAGAGGGCAGTTGACAGAATGCTCATACCTAACAGATAGTAACCATATTTCAGCCTCAAAAAATATTGGCTCTTTTAGGACAGACGTAGAGAAACTCTTACGTCACATACGCCGTGATGCACTGACAAGAAAAGTGCGTCGCGATCCACCGTCCGCTGCTGAATTCGCTAACCTAATCAAAAAAATTCGTTCTGAAAAACGACTTAAAATACTATTTTTACCTGAAAATGAATTAGGCAGCCCGACCAGTACGCTATATGGTGAAAAATATTATAAAGATAAAGTATTCCCTTACGAAGCACCTTCTCAGATTATTGAGTTCCTTAACGATCTTGGCACAAAAAGAGGATTTTCCTTTTTCATCAAACCTCACCCATATTCAAAAAAATTCAATAAATCCAAGGGATTGCCCAATGTAACCCTCGTTAATAAAAAAATTCATATTTTAGATGTAATTCCTCATTTTGATGTCATTTTGACCACCATCTCACAAAGTGCGTATGAATCACTCATTCGAGAAATACCAGTTGTAGTAACTGGAGATTTTCCCTTGGCACGATCGGGTGCCGTTGTGTGGGCAAAAACTGCAGAAACACTCGGCGATGCGATCACTGAAGCTCATAAAAGAGGCTTTGATTCGAGCATACGCGAATCTTTTATTTTACACATAGCTTCAATGCTCCAAAAAAGCTACGCGTTACCTACCTCTGAAGAATATTTTTCAGGGGTCGAAACAATTGATTCGTTAGCGCAGTTCGAATCTACTCGTTTAAATGGAATAGATAATATACCCAAAATTTCACCGGTAGATACCTTGGACAGGGAGGGGCCTTTGCCTAATAAAGTGAAAACATTAAAAGAAGCTAACGAGTTGTTCCGCGCAGGCGAATACAGTGCTGCCAAAGCAGCTTATGAAACAATTTTGGTAGAAAGAAATGAACTAAAGGATATTGTGCAATCGAACTTAAAATTAATTGATATTCGACTAAGGAATAATAATGAAAATAAGATTAGTGTAACAAGCAATACTTCAAAAACGATAAATTCTAGCATTAACAATAAAGATAAACATGCAAATTCAAACAGTTCTTTCGACAATCTACTTGCTAAATCAAAACTTAATATATCTCCTGACGATATATTAAAATCGGTAGACTTGATAAAAAAAAGGCATTTAGGGAAAAGCCCTGCTTCAGATCTATCACACCCAAATAATTTACGAAATTTAAAAACATTTATTTATAAATATGTAATGTATGATTTTTTTAAGGATAATCTTCTCACTTTTAAAAATAAACACCGAGGAAAACGATGTTTTGTTGTCGGCAATGGTCCCAGTCTTAACCAGATTGACATGAAAAAACTGAAAAACGAAATTACCCTTGGAAGTAATAGAGTTTTTCTTGGTTTTAAAGAGTGGGGTTATTCCTTTAAATATTGGATGTGCCAGGACTTGACGCTAATCGATCAGGTTGTTGAAGAGATTCGAAATTTGCCAAGTCAAATGAATAAATTTATCATTTCTGATAGATTCATGACATTTGAAACTGTTGAAAATATGTATCCTTTTTACATACAGCATTTTCCGAATATAAAAGAATTCCCTAAATTTTCAAATGATATACAGTGTTTTTATGAAGGCTGGACTGTTACCTACGCCCTTATACAAATGGCTGTATATTTAGGATGTACTGAAATTTATCTTGTCGGAGTCGACCATAGTTATAATTTGACCAAAGATAACTACACTAAAGATGGAAAACACTGGAACGATCCATCAGGAAGGAATCATTTTACAAAAAATTATACAAATGCTGCAAAAGGGCAAAAATGGGCACTTCCAGAACCTGAGCGTATGGAAAAGGCATATAGTTGTGCCAAAGAATACTGCGACAAAAATGGTATTAAAATATTGAACGCTTCACCTGGAACATGTCTCAGTGTATTTCCAAAAATTTCTTTCGATTCAATTTTTTAA